GCTCAATGCGCAGGTGCTCGAGAGCAAGCTCGGTCGGCGCGCGGTCGGCCCACTCCACCACGGACACGCCCCAACCAGCGAATACCTCCTCCAGACCGAGGTCCAGCACTTCGGCGGCGGACTCCAGCCGATAGAGGTCCACATGATAGAGCGTCAGGCGTCCCCGGTACTGGTTCACCAGCACAAACGTGGGGCTGCGGACGAACTCCTGGACACCCACGCCCCACGCGATGCCCTGCGTCAGGCATGTCTTGCCCGCGCCGAGGCCGCCCACCAGGTAGATGACCTCTCCGCCGCGCAGCAGAGACCCCAGGCTTTTGCCAATCTCCTGCGTTTCCTGCGGGCTGTCCGTTGTTATGTCCAGCACGGATGTCATGGTCTGAAATGGTCCCATCCCGGCCTGTCTATGGCCACCACGTTCCCGCCCGCGTCCAGCAGAGTCACCATGCCGGGGACTCCCGCGACAACTTCGCCGATGACCGTGACCGGGCAGGAGAGCGTCCGCCTGACGCGCTCCACCACATACAGAGGGGCCGTGAACAGCAGCTCGTAGTCCTCGCCGCCGGAC
This region of Dehalococcoidia bacterium genomic DNA includes:
- the tsaE gene encoding tRNA (adenosine(37)-N6)-threonylcarbamoyltransferase complex ATPase subunit type 1 TsaE; amino-acid sequence: MGPFQTMTSVLDITTDSPQETQEIGKSLGSLLRGGEVIYLVGGLGAGKTCLTQGIAWGVGVQEFVRSPTFVLVNQYRGRLTLYHVDLYRLESAAEVLDLGLEEVFAGWGVSVVEWADRAPTELALEHLRIELTTLGPERRRLRLVPVGAGYETLANDLRDILAKASRV